ACATCATTAGTAGTAGGAGCTATTACATTTGGTACTAGAAACGTGACACCAGTACCAGTAGCTGCTGGTGATCGTTTATTAATGGTATTCTCTGTTACTACCTCAGGAGCTGCTGCTCTTGTTACTGGTAACGCAAGTGCAGGAATCAATATTGTATAAAAAATTATGATCATAAGTCAGATATAAGCTACCATACAGTGTTATTAGCCATGCAAAATATGATAATAAATTTGAAAAAAAAATAATCAAAAAAATAGGCGATTTTCTTCAAAATCAAGAAATCGCCTATTTTTCCAATTTAAATAGATTGCAATGATTATTTTGCCAAAGCATTTTGAATATGAGCAAGGTGATGCTTTCCATGCCAAGCATATAAAGCTATGGCTTTTTCAAGTGTCAGTAACCCTGAATCAGGATGGTTAAACGCTCTTTGCAGTTGCTCTTCTGTTAAACTGGACAGTAAATAAACCCAGCGCTCATGTAAGCTTTCGATTAGTTTATGGGATGTCGCTACTGGAAGTTCTGAATCTGGGAGTTGAGCCCATTCCACTTCGTTGTAAGGCTTAATCGTCGGTACATTCTCTGTAAGTGCTAATTTAAAACGAATATAGCTATTCATATGACTATCAGCGATATGATGGACAAGCTGTGTTACAGTCCAGCCATTTTCTCGATAAGTTTTCGCTAATGCTTGCTCACTTGCTCCACTAAGTTCCTCCGCTAGCTGTCTAGGTAGCACACGAATATCCTCAATCCATTCCTTTACTTGCTGTACTGTCACTATTTCTGGAAATTGAAATTGCCCAATTGGATAGCGTAAATCGGTCATATAGGCACCCTCCGTTCTCTATTTTCTTCCTTTTCATATTATCAATTTAATATTTTACGCGCTACCTGCATTATTTTTTCAGGATTAGTTTCTTTTTCATTAGTTAATTTTGAACCTTATATATTCATTGTACTTTCGATCATAGAAATTAATTTTGGAAATTCTTTATTGAAAAGAAATTCAATCCCATTTTCTTTAAATTTGTCATAAATCTTTTCATAATAAATTGAAATTTCGCCATGAATAGAAGGACTAATAATGATTTAAGCTTAGTTAATACCATTATAATAATGAAAAGTACATTTTTCACCTTTGCTTCAAAATACATAGCTTCAATTTTTACTTAGCTTGCTCCAATTCCTCATCTGGCTGCTGAAACCTAAGTAACCCTCTTAAATGAAATGTTTCTTTCGCCTAAAAATAAAACCCTTATTTTGTAAGAATCCAAATTTACAAAATAAGGGTTTTAAAGTATTCATTTCACGATAACATATCAAATCCTATTGAGTTATATCATAAACTAACGTATCAAAATAACTACCGTTGATATAAAGTAATATTGCCCATAGTCCTGGCTCTGGAATCTTTACACTTGAAGGTGTATGGGCATCTGCCCCATTATTTGGTCCACCAAGACCCGTTGACCAGCCATTGATCAAAATTGGATGAACTGTTTTTGAATCTTTATGATAGCCGACTATCGTCAGCTCTGTGTCAAGGGTAGGCTCTATTCCCCAAAGATGCCACATCCATTTTTGGGTGCTTAGACTTGGCGCATCAGCACCAATGACGCCAGATTTATTGATATTCCCCACTATACTACCTCTATCACCAAATACTTCAGCTTGTTTGTCCCAATTAATTGATGCAAAGTCACTTTCTTGTACAAAATCAGGTAAATCACCTGGTAGGACAATTGCTTTTTCGTTCATGACACAACCTGCTAGACATAATAATACTGTAAACAAAAGGATACATCGCTTCATTACATCGCTCCTTTAAGATGGCTTTATCTATGTAACGAATTTTTTGCATTCATTGTTACAGATTATTCTGAATATAATTCTGTTGATCTTATTACAAATTCAGCTAACGATTTTAGAGGATGAGTAATTGTTAACCCTGACTCTTTTTCGAAAAGCTGTGCGGCCTCCACCATTGAAAGCTGTGCAACAGAAATTTGCCGTTGCGCTTCTTTTAAATGATTAAGAGCTTGAAGAATGGTTTTCTTATAGGCTTCCTGCTTTCCCTGCATAATTAGTTCAAAAGTATTGTCGATTACCTTTGCTACAACTTCAATTTCTTTGTTATGTTGTATAGCATATTGCTGAAGCCTGCCCATTGTACCCTCTACAGTTCCAGGATTCGTAAAAAGGATTGTTTGAGGCTGCTCATCCTTACAAATAGCTTCAAAAAAGGGCTCGTCTATTTTCAAAATAGGAATGGAAAGCTTAATGGAAGCTCCCTCTATTAGGGCAATATATTTTGTACATGTTATTAAAATGGCATCAATCTGACAGTTCTCCATCCATTCAAGCTGTTCCTTCACCTTAAAAGCTAAACCGCTATCTCCATTTGAGGCTTGCAGGATAAGACCTGGATCTACAAAATGTATAAGCTCTATGTGATTGATATTAAAAAATGTTTGTTCAATATATGCTATGTTCGAATAATGTGCATGCAAGCAGCCAAGCCTTTTCCGCAAATGTAGCCCCTCCTACTTAGTAAGCTGTTTCTCCATCGTTGCTATAGAAAGAGAGAAGCCGTTAAGATTTTCGCTCTTCTCCTCTTTTGTAATAACATAACCTAATGAACGATATAACTCAATGTTTCGAGGGACAGACATACGAACCTTACATTTACTAATCATTTTTCCATTAGCAAGTGCTTGATGTTCAAGCTTTTTCAATAATGCTTTGGCCAAGCCATGTCCTTGTTTTGAAGGGATAACAGATAATCTAAAAAAATAAACACTGTGCTCACTAAATGTAAACCTTACCATTGCAACGGGCTGCTCACCGAGATAAGCAATAAAGGCATTTTCTCCTCTTTCCATATCCTCTTTAATCGATTCAACGGTTTCATTAAGTGCACTTGAAGGCGGTGTTGCATGCTCATATTCTTTAAATGCCTGTAGCATTACATCATGAATAATAGGTGCATCTTTTAATTGTGCTAACATAATCACCATCTTTATCAGGATTCCTCCTTTGTTTTAATATACACTTTAATGGGTTTTTAAACATATTTAAACCGCATTATCAGAAATAATGCGGCTTCATAGTGTTGAAAAACTAAATGGTCAAAGGATTCTTTGTGAACACTACTAAGTCAAATGAAGGTGATTTCCATTCCAGGCTACTCGCTTTGTTGCTGACGCTTCGCTTTCGCACAGAGCAAAGCTTCAGTGCGAGCGACGAGCCGCTTCCTGCGCTGACGCTCCGTGCAGGGTCTCGTCTGTCTCGCTATCCCACGGGAGTCGAGTAGCCTTACACTCCAATCAGCAATAGTGTAGAACTTTAAATACGGACGCCCCCAGGAAAGCACTCAGTCGGAACGGAGATCAACCCCTCGTTTTGAGAAAGGGCTATACTTTTTAATTTGTCACCTTGATTTCATTGACATAATAGTATTTCAACAACATGAAACCGCATTATCAGAGATAATTCGGCTTTATTATTTATTTTTATTCACAAAGCGTATTGCTCTACTCATAATAGTTGGAACAATGGAAGCATGATTTTCCTCGCGTCCCTCATAAAAGGAGATATCCATGACATTCTGTAATTTATCTGCAAATTGCTGTGCATCGTCCACCATAAAGGTTTCAAGCTCACCTACTCCGATGAACAGCTTTGCCTTTATTTCCTGATTATCCTTAATAAATGCTGATGCATGATGTAATAGCTCATGTTCGTTCCACCAAATGGAAGGACTAATAGCAATATAACATTGATAACTGGACGTTTGATGGAATAATTGCCACAGCACAAAATAACCTGCCAGTGAATGCCCAAAAAGTGTTTGCTGCTCCTTATTTATAGGAAAGTTAGCCAGAATCTCTGGCTTTAATTCTTCTTCTAAAAATCTGCTAAAGTTCTCGGCTCCACCATGCCTTTCATAGCCTTTTCCTTTAAATCTTGCAGGATAAATATAGGTTTCGGCTTGTCCCGTAAAATCATAAAAACGTCGTTCCTGCATATCAGCTCCATGACCAATGCCAACAACGATTGCTGGTAATATACCTGTCTTAGGAGCATTCCGACTTTGCAGACGCACTGCCTCCTTGACAAGTTGGAAATAGGACGACCCATCTAATACATATAAAACAGGAAAGCCTCCTTCTGGCGCCTCACACTGAGGTACATAGATGTTGATTGTGTACATATAATTCGTAAATTTGGAGGACCTTTGCTCTGTTAAATAATCGGACGATTGTCTTTCAATCATCATTGATGAACCTCCTTCAACACATCATAGCCATAGCATACAGGTGTTTTTGTCACAGGATCTTCCATAATACGTGCATCAATATTAAATACCTGACGCATCACATCCACACACAATATCTCTTGTGGTGTTCCTGTTTTCATCACAACACCCTGACGCATTGCGATCAAATGGTCAGAATAACGTGCTGCATGATTAATGTCATGCAAGACCATCACAATTGTACAACGATGCTCCTCATTTAAGCTTTTCACAATTTCTAGCACCTCTAACTGGTGTGCCATATCCAAATAGGTCGTTGGCTCATCTAACAATAAAATATTTGTTTCCTGTGCAAGTGCCATTGCCAGCCATACACGCTGACGTTGACCTCCTGAAAGCTGTGCAAGGTCTCGATCGCGAAACTCAATTGTATTAGTAACGGTTAAGGCCCACTCAATCATTTCCTCGTCCTTTTTTGTTAAGCGATTGACATTATTCCGATGCGGATAGCGACCGTAGGCAATCAACTCCTCTACCTTTAGCTGTCCAGGAGCTATAGGTGTTTGTGAAAGGATTGCTAGCTTTTTTGCGATGTCTTTTGTAGATAGATTTTGCATATTTTGGTCCTGCAAATAAACCGTACCTTGTTGTTTTTTCAATATTCGACCGATTGTTTTCAACAATGTGGATTTTCCACAACCATTTGGTCCTATAATGGTTGTAACCTTGCCCTCCTCAATTGTTAAATTAAGACCTTCAAATACCCGAACCTGCTCATAACCAGAAGATAAATTTTCCATTCTAAATGCAGTTTGCATTACTATTTCCCTCCTATGCCTTTGATTTCACTAATAAATATAAGAAGTACGGAATTCCTATAATAGAAACAACAATACCAACTGCCAGCTCAGATGGTGCAAATACTGTTTTTCCAATATAATCAGCTAAAATTAATAAGCCAGCACCAATTAATGCACTTACCGGCATAACATAGCGATGCTGTATACCAACAAGCTGTTTCGCAATATGTGGTGCCATTAATCCAATAAAGCCAATACTACCTGATACCGAGACACAGGCACTGACTAAACCAACACTTGCCAGTAGTAGCTTCATCTTCTCTTTTTCAACCGCTATCCCTAGACTAGTAATACTATCCTCTTCCAGCTGAAAATAATCCAGTAAATACGATTTACGATGCACATAAATACCTAATAAAATCAGCCATGGCAGCATCGTTACTACGAAAATCCAGTTAGCATTATAGATGGAGCCAGCCATCCAAACTGCTGCAGATTCATAATCTTGGGCACTCATTTTTAATGATAAAAATAATGATAATGCTCCAAATCCACTATTAATGGCTATCCCAGTTAAAATTAATCGCTGCATATCTAAATGACCATTTTTTAGAGCAAAGGAAAAAATTAGTATAGCAGCTATTGCTCCTCCGACAAATCCAAATAGGGGCATCATTAATATAGATAACCAGCTACTCATATCTGCAGTCACTAAACGTAATTGAAAGAAAAACATAAATATAACAACAGCTGCTCCAGCTCCAGCATTGATCCCTAAAATGCCAGGGTCCGCTAGACCATTGCGTGTAATACCTTGTAGAACAACCCCTGCCATACCTAAGCCAACACCAACAAGGGCAGCTATGACAATACGTGGTAAACGAAATTCAAAAATAACAAGATCAAATTTGGGATTAGGCTCAATACGTAGCAATGTTTTGATGACATCCATCACTGACATATCAAATACGCCATTTGTAATATGAAGATAACTGGCACCCAAAATAAATAAAATAAGTATCGAAGCGGTCATAACAAATACACTTGAGGCTTTTTTACGCACGCTTTTCACCCCCGTGTTTACGAACTAAATACAAGAAGAATGGAACCCCTACTAATGCTGTTAATACACCAATTGGCGTTTCGAATGGGAAATTGACAAAACGGCTAAGCACATCACAAAGTGCTAGGAAAAACGAGCCAATTACCGCCGCACAAGGAATAATAAAACGATAATCTACCCCAACAAGGAAGCGTGTAATATGCGGGATAACTAATCCAACAAAGGCAATCTTTCCGACAAGTGCAACTGCCGTACCTGTTAAACATACGACAGCTAGCATACTAATGATTTTCACCGCTGTTGTTTTTTGCCCAAGCCCAATGGCAATATCTTCACCCAAAGAAGTGATTGTAATAGCCTTCGCTGATAATAAGGCCAGGACTAAACCGATTAAACCAAATGGAATAGCTAGCAGCAGCATATCCATATCCACCATATGTACCTTCGTGTTATACCATACGCTTACGGTTTGAGATACTTGGAAATACATTGCAATGGCAGTAGCTATACTACTTAAAAATGTACCAATAACTGTACCAATAATTGCTAGACGTACAGGCGATAATCCATTGCGAATTAATGAACCAAATCCAAAAACTATCCCAGCTCCTAATGCCGAACCAATCATAGAAAGTAGAATCATTTGGTAGTTAGGGAGACCTGGGAAAAATACAATAGCTAACGTAATTACAAATGCTGAGCCATCATTTACACCCATCAAGGAAGGTGATGCTAAATAATTTCGTGTAATCCCCTGCATAACGGCGCCAGCTACTGCTAAAAATGCGCCCACTAATAAAACTGCAGCGATCCTGGGAATACGACCAGTTCTAACAATTTGATGATCCACATTCGAGGGATCAAATGCAGAAATCGCCTGCCAAATTGTGATTGCGCTAATGTCCTTTGTACCGTACATAACGGAGACTAATGCTATCATCACAATTAAAAATGGAGAAGCTGCTACTATTGAAAATGCCATTATGTTTGTTTTTTTCAACTTCTACACCTTTTTCTATTTTTTTATACTCTTATCAATTTCGCCTTGGCGTAATTGCGTCCGGGTTTTGAATTGTGCCCGCACAATTCATTCCTTTGAAAATCCGTGACATCCGCCGGAGGCTTTATCTTCATTCAGTAGATGTTTGGACACTCACTGAAAAGGAACCAAAACCCGCCTTCATCCTCTCCACCTGTAGAGATGGGAGTCTTCTGTATCTGCCGCTGTCGCTACGCTTACGCGCTTAAAACATCTGCCGCTATGCTTTCGATACAAAAAACATTTGCTGAATGAAGATAAAAGGCTGGTAATAGCCTGGTGATGCCACCAAATCTATTACCAGCCTCTTTAAAACTATTTAAGTAATTTTTCTACTGCAATATCTAGGAATTTCACTTTAGACCAAGCCGTACCACCCTGAGCTAACGGATCAATTGCATTCACGAAAATTTGATTATTTTGTGATGCCTTTAAGCTTTCAAAAATCGGATTCTTTTGTAAATCCTCTAATGCTTTTGGTGCATCTGCATTTTCTGATTCTTCAAACTGAAGGAATATTGCATCTGGATTTACCTGCGCTAATGTTTCAAGAGATAGTTCCGCCTGAGCTTTTGTTGTTTTAAGAATTTCAGGAATTGGTGCTCCTAAATCCTCATATAAAATTGGATTTAAGTAAACGCCTGCCGGATAAATATACATTACTCCGCCACGTACTCGAATAACTAATACTTGTTTATCCGTAAGTTGCTCTTTCGATTTAGCTTGTGCATCAGCCACCTTGGCATCATAATCAGCAATGATTTTTTTAGCATCCTCTTCTTTACCAGTAAGCTGTGCAAGTAAAGTGAAGTTTTCCTTCCAGTTTGTAGAGATATGTGAATATGGAATCATCGTTTGAATTTTGTTAAGCTTTTCAGCAGTTTCTTCAGGGAATTTGGAAGTACCTATAATTACATCTGGATCAAGATTAAGGATGGCTTCTGCATTCGGCTCCATTTTGTTCCCCACAAGCTTAGCACCCTCAAATTCAGAAGCAAGATATGAAGGAACTTTGCCGCCAATTTCAAGTACCCCAACTGGCTTAATACCAAGCATTGCAGCATCCTCCATGGACTCTAAGCTTGCCGCTACAATGTTATTCACTTTAGCAGGAAGTTCATATTTTTCCCCTAAATAAGAGATTGTCTGAGTATTGGCCTCATTTGTTTGTGATTCTGTCGCGCTTGTTTCTGCTGCATTATTTGAAGATGTATTTGACTCTTCTGCCTTATCCGATCCACATGCCGCTAAGGATAAAGCTAATAAAGCAGGTGCACACATTTTAAAATATTTATTCATTTATATTCTCTCCCTATAACTCTCTATTGACAATGATAATCATTTTCATTTATAAGTCAATAGAAATCAGTAATTTAATTGATACTCATTATCATTTACGGATATTATCCTAACAAAGAGAAAAACAGATGTGAATGGATAATTTCATGAATCACATGGACTTTTGCCGTTTTTATTTCACAGAAAAAGCTATTTCTTTTTCAAGAAATAGCTTTCTATACATATTTAGCTTCTTCTATTATTGTTTTCCGATAGGCCGTCGGGGACATTCCCGTACATTTTTTGAAAACTCGGCTAAAATAAAAGCAATCGAAGTAGCCTACACATTCTGCTACCTCCGCAATCGTAGTATCGTGATACTCC
This genomic stretch from Lysinibacillus pakistanensis harbors:
- a CDS encoding YfiT family bacillithiol transferase, coding for MTDLRYPIGQFQFPEIVTVQQVKEWIEDIRVLPRQLAEELSGASEQALAKTYRENGWTVTQLVHHIADSHMNSYIRFKLALTENVPTIKPYNEVEWAQLPDSELPVATSHKLIESLHERWVYLLSSLTEEQLQRAFNHPDSGLLTLEKAIALYAWHGKHHLAHIQNALAK
- a CDS encoding GNAT family N-acetyltransferase, with protein sequence MVIMLAQLKDAPIIHDVMLQAFKEYEHATPPSSALNETVESIKEDMERGENAFIAYLGEQPVAMVRFTFSEHSVYFFRLSVIPSKQGHGLAKALLKKLEHQALANGKMISKCKVRMSVPRNIELYRSLGYVITKEEKSENLNGFSLSIATMEKQLTK
- a CDS encoding alpha/beta hydrolase, with translation MIERQSSDYLTEQRSSKFTNYMYTINIYVPQCEAPEGGFPVLYVLDGSSYFQLVKEAVRLQSRNAPKTGILPAIVVGIGHGADMQERRFYDFTGQAETYIYPARFKGKGYERHGGAENFSRFLEEELKPEILANFPINKEQQTLFGHSLAGYFVLWQLFHQTSSYQCYIAISPSIWWNEHELLHHASAFIKDNQEIKAKLFIGVGELETFMVDDAQQFADKLQNVMDISFYEGREENHASIVPTIMSRAIRFVNKNK
- a CDS encoding ABC transporter ATP-binding protein, which translates into the protein MQTAFRMENLSSGYEQVRVFEGLNLTIEEGKVTTIIGPNGCGKSTLLKTIGRILKKQQGTVYLQDQNMQNLSTKDIAKKLAILSQTPIAPGQLKVEELIAYGRYPHRNNVNRLTKKDEEMIEWALTVTNTIEFRDRDLAQLSGGQRQRVWLAMALAQETNILLLDEPTTYLDMAHQLEVLEIVKSLNEEHRCTIVMVLHDINHAARYSDHLIAMRQGVVMKTGTPQEILCVDVMRQVFNIDARIMEDPVTKTPVCYGYDVLKEVHQ
- a CDS encoding FecCD family ABC transporter permease, producing MRKKASSVFVMTASILILFILGASYLHITNGVFDMSVMDVIKTLLRIEPNPKFDLVIFEFRLPRIVIAALVGVGLGMAGVVLQGITRNGLADPGILGINAGAGAAVVIFMFFFQLRLVTADMSSWLSILMMPLFGFVGGAIAAILIFSFALKNGHLDMQRLILTGIAINSGFGALSLFLSLKMSAQDYESAAVWMAGSIYNANWIFVVTMLPWLILLGIYVHRKSYLLDYFQLEEDSITSLGIAVEKEKMKLLLASVGLVSACVSVSGSIGFIGLMAPHIAKQLVGIQHRYVMPVSALIGAGLLILADYIGKTVFAPSELAVGIVVSIIGIPYFLYLLVKSKA
- a CDS encoding FecCD family ABC transporter permease; this translates as MKKTNIMAFSIVAASPFLIVMIALVSVMYGTKDISAITIWQAISAFDPSNVDHQIVRTGRIPRIAAVLLVGAFLAVAGAVMQGITRNYLASPSLMGVNDGSAFVITLAIVFFPGLPNYQMILLSMIGSALGAGIVFGFGSLIRNGLSPVRLAIIGTVIGTFLSSIATAIAMYFQVSQTVSVWYNTKVHMVDMDMLLLAIPFGLIGLVLALLSAKAITITSLGEDIAIGLGQKTTAVKIISMLAVVCLTGTAVALVGKIAFVGLVIPHITRFLVGVDYRFIIPCAAVIGSFFLALCDVLSRFVNFPFETPIGVLTALVGVPFFLYLVRKHGGEKRA
- a CDS encoding ABC transporter substrate-binding protein; protein product: MNKYFKMCAPALLALSLAACGSDKAEESNTSSNNAAETSATESQTNEANTQTISYLGEKYELPAKVNNIVAASLESMEDAAMLGIKPVGVLEIGGKVPSYLASEFEGAKLVGNKMEPNAEAILNLDPDVIIGTSKFPEETAEKLNKIQTMIPYSHISTNWKENFTLLAQLTGKEEDAKKIIADYDAKVADAQAKSKEQLTDKQVLVIRVRGGVMYIYPAGVYLNPILYEDLGAPIPEILKTTKAQAELSLETLAQVNPDAIFLQFEESENADAPKALEDLQKNPIFESLKASQNNQIFVNAIDPLAQGGTAWSKVKFLDIAVEKLLK